Proteins encoded within one genomic window of bacterium:
- a CDS encoding DHH family phosphoesterase, with protein sequence MKEILYRRNIKEEKEIKKFLFPTLNDISGPEIISHIEKASIEILNGIKKNEKIFVYGDGDIDGIGGVFFILKFLKEKNGDFNYYLTHRLDDYEIEENLVDYLLNENYKIIILIDCGVSSYNFLKKCVENNIKTIVVDHHQTDIENLPEGPIYIHPLFSSEKIDLSATGLSFKLFQYLMSNYSHFCLNDYICIVGLATLSENLNLTDENRIFVKEMLKDLKYSNIKGLNLLVSKYLKKSILEIDEVKIKINPKLNSPGRFGKPEITLNLFLEEEEKEIEKLLQEIEQLDKKRYKITQEIIKKIEEKENFEERFLVFETLPESLCGIIASRLTEKYGQPFFIASKKGNILKGSARSPENYDLYTKMKKIKDKFLSFGGHKTAIGFKFSLNNEKEIREYWKSIKIEKNQDDEYFDIVFDIEDIKPEIFEYLNLLKPYGKGNRPPVFLCRDVSIKEIKKGKEQKYWIKKGNTIFESIFETRKKPNGEIKEIFYTPEIKEIDGYYKISLKIKNFR encoded by the coding sequence TTGAAAGAAATTTTGTACAGGAGAAATATAAAAGAAGAAAAAGAAATCAAAAAGTTTCTATTTCCAACTTTAAATGATATCTCTGGACCTGAAATAATTTCACATATAGAAAAAGCATCTATAGAAATCTTAAATGGAATTAAGAAAAATGAAAAAATATTTGTTTATGGAGATGGAGATATTGATGGAATTGGAGGTGTTTTTTTTATACTTAAATTTCTTAAAGAAAAAAATGGGGACTTTAATTATTACTTAACCCACCGGCTTGATGACTATGAAATTGAAGAAAACCTTGTTGATTATCTCTTAAATGAAAATTATAAAATTATAATTCTTATAGACTGTGGTGTCTCTTCTTATAACTTTTTAAAAAAATGTGTTGAAAATAATATAAAAACCATAGTTGTTGACCATCATCAAACAGACATTGAAAATTTGCCAGAAGGACCAATATACATTCATCCTTTATTCTCATCAGAAAAAATTGACCTTTCTGCAACAGGCCTTTCTTTTAAACTTTTTCAGTATTTAATGTCAAATTATTCACATTTTTGTTTGAATGATTATATATGCATTGTAGGACTTGCAACTTTAAGTGAAAATTTAAACTTAACAGATGAAAACAGAATTTTTGTAAAAGAGATGCTCAAAGATTTAAAATATTCAAACATTAAAGGATTAAATTTACTTGTTTCTAAATATTTGAAAAAAAGTATTCTTGAAATTGATGAAGTAAAAATAAAAATAAACCCAAAATTAAACTCTCCTGGCAGATTTGGAAAACCTGAAATCACATTGAATCTTTTTCTTGAAGAGGAAGAAAAAGAAATTGAAAAACTGCTTCAAGAGATTGAACAACTTGATAAAAAGAGATATAAAATAACCCAGGAAATAATAAAAAAAATAGAAGAAAAAGAAAATTTTGAAGAGAGGTTTTTAGTTTTTGAAACTTTGCCTGAATCGTTATGTGGTATAATAGCAAGCCGTCTCACAGAAAAGTATGGACAACCATTCTTTATTGCAAGTAAAAAAGGAAATATTTTGAAAGGTTCCGCAAGAAGTCCTGAAAATTATGATTTATATACAAAAATGAAAAAAATAAAGGATAAATTTTTATCTTTTGGAGGACACAAAACTGCTATTGGTTTTAAATTTTCGTTAAATAATGAAAAGGAAATTAGAGAATATTGGAAGAGTATAAAAATAGAAAAAAATCAGGATGATGAGTATTTTGATATTGTCTTTGATATAGAGGATATAAAACCGGAAATTTTTGAATATCTTAATCTTTTAAAACCATACGGAAAAGGAAATAGACCTCCTGTTTTTCTGTGCAGGGATGTTTCAATAAAAGAAATAAAAAAAGGAAAAGAACAAAAATATTGGATAAAAAAGGGCAATACAATTTTTGAATCTATATTTGAAACAAGGAAAAAACCTAATGGAGAAATAAAAGAAATTTTTTATACTCCTGAAATTAAAGAAATTGATGGATATTATAAAATCTCTCTCAAAATAAAAAATTTCAGGTAA
- a CDS encoding O-antigen ligase family protein gives MKEKEIARYKVKQYKGKGPKLKTKREIEAYYWSGVFVFFMGVLLIFKPAFDYTLIKNLNGLLFCLLISIYFLFSKKEFEISNFIYLPVIFFTYVLISCFYAPFEFEAAKNLENYLLYFLIFIISSNLEIDKKIFYIWIGAGIIASITGICQFYGERHYAVSTFGNPNFFSGHIIMVLCLSFSNILNWKLYEKEKYSGLFKLLDISCLIFGLWALGVAQSRAALMAFVIGLSSVWYIHNIENRSEIKYAVIFLIIFILAIFFPKIILWYKTNIRSYIWKGTWRMILRKPVFGWGFGNFIFFYPYFRVREYFLQPESTPITNHPHNEYLEIWSEMGIIGLLIFLIFVFSFIVGAIKNKGSKIFFSGIIGGIISVLCDNIFSTNLRNPSTSMYFWFLIGITSKYTKVKKIDFKFSKYLWYIIFSVSLIFSIFYSYYRIYPQIYYKNGIGAKDLGDYEEAIENYLIVCKLNPYNYECWYKLAYAYGMVGNYKKAEEIYLHINENLFPHYAKTDANLGTVYLKVGEIEKAFKYYKEAEFFNPYDEDILCSIASIYLVYYNNIEKAVEYLQRVLKINPDNIYANRTISLLKKEGKIRR, from the coding sequence ATGAAAGAAAAAGAAATAGCAAGATATAAAGTTAAACAATATAAGGGGAAAGGGCCAAAACTAAAAACAAAAAGAGAGATTGAGGCATATTACTGGAGTGGAGTTTTTGTTTTTTTTATGGGGGTCTTGCTTATTTTTAAACCTGCTTTTGACTACACTCTGATAAAGAATTTAAATGGTCTTTTATTCTGCCTTTTAATTTCAATCTATTTCCTTTTTTCAAAAAAAGAATTTGAAATTTCAAACTTTATATATCTACCGGTAATTTTTTTTACCTATGTTTTAATATCCTGTTTTTATGCACCTTTTGAATTTGAGGCAGCAAAAAACCTTGAAAATTACCTTCTTTATTTTCTTATTTTTATTATATCTTCGAACTTGGAAATTGATAAAAAAATCTTTTATATATGGATTGGCGCAGGAATTATTGCTTCTATAACAGGGATATGTCAGTTTTATGGAGAAAGACATTATGCTGTTTCAACATTTGGAAATCCCAATTTTTTTTCAGGTCATATAATAATGGTTTTATGTTTGTCTTTTTCAAATATTTTAAACTGGAAATTGTATGAAAAAGAAAAATATTCAGGATTATTTAAATTACTTGATATCTCCTGTTTAATTTTTGGTTTATGGGCTCTTGGAGTCGCTCAATCAAGAGCAGCATTAATGGCTTTTGTTATAGGGCTTTCCTCTGTCTGGTATATTCATAATATAGAAAATAGGTCAGAAATTAAATATGCTGTAATCTTTCTGATTATTTTTATTCTTGCAATCTTCTTTCCCAAAATTATTTTATGGTATAAAACAAATATAAGAAGTTATATATGGAAGGGAACCTGGAGAATGATTCTGAGAAAACCAGTTTTTGGCTGGGGATTTGGTAATTTTATTTTCTTTTATCCCTATTTCAGAGTAAGAGAATATTTTCTTCAACCTGAATCAACTCCTATTACAAATCATCCTCATAATGAATACCTTGAGATATGGTCAGAAATGGGGATTATAGGACTTCTGATTTTTCTCATTTTCGTATTTTCCTTTATTGTAGGTGCAATTAAAAATAAGGGTTCAAAAATCTTTTTTTCAGGAATTATTGGTGGAATAATAAGTGTTTTATGCGATAATATTTTTTCAACAAATTTAAGAAATCCCTCAACAAGTATGTATTTCTGGTTTCTAATCGGTATAACTTCTAAATATACAAAGGTAAAAAAAATAGATTTTAAATTTTCAAAATATTTGTGGTATATCATATTTTCAGTTTCTCTTATTTTTTCAATTTTTTATTCATATTACAGAATTTATCCCCAGATTTATTATAAGAATGGAATAGGAGCAAAAGATTTAGGTGATTATGAAGAAGCGATTGAAAATTATCTTATTGTTTGTAAATTGAATCCATATAATTATGAATGCTGGTATAAACTTGCTTACGCTTATGGAATGGTAGGAAATTATAAAAAGGCAGAAGAAATTTATCTGCATATAAATGAAAATCTTTTCCCTCATTATGCAAAAACAGATGCCAATCTTGGAACAGTTTATTTAAAAGTAGGGGAAATAGAAAAAGCATTTAAGTATTATAAAGAAGCAGAATTTTTTAATCCTTATGATGAAGATATTTTATGCAGTATTGCATCAATTTATCTTGTGTATTATAATAATATAGAAAAAGCTGTGGAGTATTTACAAAGGGTTCTGAAAATAAATCCAGATAATATATATGCAAATAGAACTATATCTCTTTTGAAAAAGGAAGGTAAAATAAGGAGGTAA
- the rpmB gene encoding 50S ribosomal protein L28 gives MAMRCEICGKEGRSGNKVSHSNRKTRRTWKPNIQKVLVEYKGIVKKMRICTKCLKTKVKRPIKEVQIT, from the coding sequence ATGGCAATGAGATGTGAGATATGCGGAAAAGAAGGGAGAAGCGGTAATAAGGTTAGTCATTCAAATAGAAAGACAAGAAGAACTTGGAAACCCAATATCCAGAAAGTACTTGTTGAATACAAAGGTATTGTTAAAAAGATGCGGATTTGTACAAAATGTTTGAAAACAAAGGTAAAAAGACCTATAAAAGAAGTCCAGATTACCTGA